The following DNA comes from Meiothermus sp. CFH 77666.
CCACGCAAGCGAGAATGCGCCTGGGCCCAGACACATGTTTACGAGTTCCCTGCAGCAAATGGTCTATCCAAAACAAGGATTCCTTGAAGTCGGGCGGCTTCAACGACCCACAACCCCCCCACAGAGCCTTTGGCTTTGAGCTTTCGGCCCTGGGTGCAGCCAAGTGTGGGGATTTCGAGCTTGAGTCCTCTGGTGAAGCTGGTATCAGACCTGAAAAACCCCTACTCGCATTTGTTCACGCAGCGGGTTCAGGGCGCAGACCTCGAGGCTCCGGATCAACCGCTCGCGGGTCTCGTGGGGGAAGATGACTTCGTCTACCCACAAGCGGGCCGCCGCGTAGCGCGGGTCGAGGGTTTCTTCGTAGCGACTCTTGATGCGCTCGTAAAGCTCCACCAGGTCTTCTTCGGTGGGTTTGCGCCCCTCCCGCTCGAGCTTGGCCAGCTCGATTTCCATCAGGGTCTTGGCCGCCGCGTTGCCGCTCATTACGGCATACTTGGCCGAGGGCCAGGCGTAGATAAAGCGCGGGGCATAGGCCTTGCCGGCCATGGCGTAGTTGCCCGCACCAAACGAACCACCGGTAATGAGCGTAATCTTGGGCACCACCGAGTTGGAAACCGCATTGACGAGCTTAGCCCCCCGCCGGATGATGCCCTGCTGCTCGGACTCCTTGCCCACCATAAAGCCGGTCACGTCCATCAGGAACAAAAGGGGAATGAAGCGCTGGTTGACCTCCAGGATGAACCGGGCGGCTTTGTCGGCGGCCTCGGCATAAATGACCCCACCCACCTCGATTTTTCCGGGTTTCTTGATAACCAGGCGCTGATTGGCCACAATCCCCACCGGGAACCCCCCCAGGCGGGCATAGCCACAAACCAGGGTCTGGCCGTAGTTGGCTTTGTACTCGTGAAACTCCGAGCCGTCTACCAGCCGGGCAATTACCTCGTTCACATCGTAGGGCCTGGAGCCATCCGGCGAGACCAGCCCGTAGAGGTCTTCGGGCGGGTGAAAAGGCTCCACCTCGGGCCCTCGCTCCAGGGCCCAGGGCGCCAGGTCGGGGCGGGCATACAGCGCAGCCAGCGTGCGAATCCGGGCAATGGCGGAGGCATCGTCGGGTTCGTAGAAGTCCACCGTGCCGGAGACTTCGGCGTGCATCCGCGCCCCGCCCAGTTCCTCCGAACCCACGTCCTGGCCAATGGCCGCCTTGACCAGGGCGGGGCCCGCCAGGTACAGCCCCGAGCCTTCGGTCATGATCAGGGCGTCGGTCATGAGGGGCAGGTAAGCCCCCCCGGCCACGCAGTTGCCCATAATAGCCGAGATTTGTGGGATGCCCATCCCGCTCATGCGGGCGTTCAGGTAGAAGATGCGGCCAAAGTCGTCCTGGTCGGGGAACACTTCGTCCTGCAAGGGTAAAAAGACCCCCGCCGAGTCCACCAGGTATACCGTGGGGAGGTGGTTCTCGAGGGCAATGGTCTGGGCCCGAATGACCTTTTTGGCGGTGATGGGGAAAAAGGCCCCCGCCTTCACGGTGGCGTCGTTGGCCACAATCATCCAGTCCCGACCGGCAATTTTGCCAATCGCCGTAACCACGCCCCCTCCGGGCGCACCCCCCCAGTCGGCATACATCTGCCAGCCGGCATAACCCAGGATTTCCTCCGGTTCGGTATCCGGGTCTATCAGCGCCGCAATGCGCTCGCGGGCGGTCAGCCGTCCCCTGGCGTGCTGGCGCTCCACGGCTTTGGCGCCCCCGCCCAGGCGAAGTTGCTCGAGCGAGGTGCGAAAATCGGCTATCAGTCGCACCCAGGCATCTTTATTCTGCTTGAAGGGAGAGGATTCCCGCTCCTTGGGGCTGATGTGGCTTTGAATCATGTCAAAAGTCTACCGTTTTTTTGCCAGTAGGCTGTGTTTTCGTCAGATGCGACTGACCTTACCTACTTCTGCAACGCATGGGCAGCGAAAGACCCAGGCTCTTATCATTTGCCTGAGCATCGTCGCTTCAAGCCCTCACCCGGCGACAGCGGTTACCGTCAGAATTG
Coding sequences within:
- a CDS encoding acyl-CoA carboxylase subunit beta, which encodes MIQSHISPKERESSPFKQNKDAWVRLIADFRTSLEQLRLGGGAKAVERQHARGRLTARERIAALIDPDTEPEEILGYAGWQMYADWGGAPGGGVVTAIGKIAGRDWMIVANDATVKAGAFFPITAKKVIRAQTIALENHLPTVYLVDSAGVFLPLQDEVFPDQDDFGRIFYLNARMSGMGIPQISAIMGNCVAGGAYLPLMTDALIMTEGSGLYLAGPALVKAAIGQDVGSEELGGARMHAEVSGTVDFYEPDDASAIARIRTLAALYARPDLAPWALERGPEVEPFHPPEDLYGLVSPDGSRPYDVNEVIARLVDGSEFHEYKANYGQTLVCGYARLGGFPVGIVANQRLVIKKPGKIEVGGVIYAEAADKAARFILEVNQRFIPLLFLMDVTGFMVGKESEQQGIIRRGAKLVNAVSNSVVPKITLITGGSFGAGNYAMAGKAYAPRFIYAWPSAKYAVMSGNAAAKTLMEIELAKLEREGRKPTEEDLVELYERIKSRYEETLDPRYAAARLWVDEVIFPHETRERLIRSLEVCALNPLREQMRVGVFQV